Sequence from the Tistrella mobilis genome:
GGAGCGCTTCGTACGAGATCAGCTCGTTGGCGGTGAAGCAGTCATGCATCTCCACCACGCTCACATCCATCGGGTCGACGCCGGTCTGCTCGTAGACCGCATCGGCCGCGGCGCGGGCCATGTCGTAGCCCACCGCCTTCATCATGCTCTTCTCGCCGAAGCTGGACGGGAAGTCGGTGGTCATCACCTGGGCGCGCAGGCGGATGGCGTCGGTCAGCCCGTGCTTGCGGGCGAAGGCTTCGGAGACGACCACCGCCGCCGCGGCACCGCAGGTCGGCGGGCAGCACTGCAGGCGGGTGAGCGGCCCGTACATGTGCTTGGAAGCCAGCACCTCTTCCACCGAGGTCGGCGTGCGGAAGATCGCCCGCTCGTTATGCTCGGCATGGCGGCGCGCCTTCACCGAGATCATCGCGAAAGCCGCGTCGCTCGCGCCGTATTTCTGCTGGTATTCCTTGCCGGCGCCGCCGAACAGGCGGATGGCCATCGGCGCCTCGGCGGCGGGGTCGAATTCCTTGGCGACCTCGATGAACTTCGCCATCGGGCTCGGCCGGTCCTGATAGACGTCGGCGAGCGCACCCGGAACCATCTGCTCGAAGCCAAGCGCCAGCACGCAATCCGCCGCCCCCGAGGCCACGGCCTGCCGCGCCAGGAACAGCGCCGACGAGCCGGTCGAGCAGTTGTTGTTGACGTTCACCACCGGGATGCCGGACATGCCGACCTCGTAGA
This genomic interval carries:
- a CDS encoding lipid-transfer protein, whose product is MVESVRIAGVGMIPFVKPGTSAPYSDMGAEAARQALADAGIGYDQIQQAYVGYVYGDSTCGQAALYEVGMSGIPVVNVNNNCSTGSSALFLARQAVASGAADCVLALGFEQMVPGALADVYQDRPSPMAKFIEVAKEFDPAAEAPMAIRLFGGAGKEYQQKYGASDAAFAMISVKARRHAEHNERAIFRTPTSVEEVLASKHMYGPLTRLQCCPPTCGAAAAVVVSEAFARKHGLTDAIRLRAQVMTTDFPSSFGEKSMMKAVGYDMARAAADAVYEQTGVDPMDVSVVEMHDCFTANELISYEALRLTPEGTAEKFIMDGDNTYGGRVVTNPSGGLISKGHPLGATGLAQCAELVWQLRGQAGPRQVEGAKIALQHNLGLGGACVISLYDRA